In the genome of Populus alba chromosome 11, ASM523922v2, whole genome shotgun sequence, one region contains:
- the LOC118031639 gene encoding 1-aminocyclopropane-1-carboxylate synthase 3, which translates to MLSAKASHDSHGQDSSYFLGWQEYEKNPYHDVHNPSGIIQMGLAENQLSFDLIESWIARNPDAVGLKKSGASIFKELALFQDYHGLPAFKNALVKFMAEIRGNKVKFDPNKLVLTAGSTSANETLMFCLAGRGDAFLVPTPYYPGFDRDLRWRTEVEIVPIHCSSSNDFQITMPALEKSYQEAQRLDLKVKGVLITNPSNPLGTTMTRDELNHLISFSMAKNIHIVSDEIYSGTVFDCPKFISITEALMDRHLENTDIWSRIHVVYSLSKDLGLPGFRVGMIYSNNETLVSAATKMSSFGLISSQTQYLLSGMLSESKFTNNYMEKNRKRLRKRKEMLVSGLQSAGIKCLKSNAGLFCWVDMRHLLSSQTFEAEKELWKKILFDVGLNIPPGSSCHCSEPGWFRICFANLSEGTLKVAMKRIKSFVDNNYQEMVCDQRSIIYKWLSKILSYNHEADRY; encoded by the exons ATGTTGTCTGCGAAAGCTAGTCATGACTCCCATGGACAAGACTCTTCCTACTTTCTAGGGTGGCAAGAGTATGAGAAGAATCCATATCACGATGTGCATAATCCATCTGGGATTATTCAGATGGGACTTGCAGAGAATCAG CTTTCTTTTGACCTTATTGAATCTTGGATAGCAAGAAATCCGGATGCGGTTGGGTTGAAGAAGAGTGGTGCATCGATATTCAAAGAACTGGCTCTCTTTCAAGACTACCATGGCTTGCCTGCTTTCAAGAAT GCACTAGTGAAGTTTATGGCTGAAATAAGAGGAAACAAAGTAAAATTTGATCCCAACAAGCTTGTGCTCACAGCTGGTTCAACTTCTGCTAACGAGACTCTAATGTTTTGCCTTGCTGGACGAGGCGATGCATTCCTTGTCCCCACGCCATACTATCCAGG ATTTGATAGAGATCTTCGATGGCGGACTGAAGTTGAAATCGTTCCAATACATTGCTCAAGTTCAAACGACTTTCAGATTACCATGCCTGCATTAGAAAAATCTTATCAAGAAGCCCAGAGACTTGACTTGAAAGTTAAGGGGGTATTGATCACGAATCCTTCAAACCCCTTAGGGACAACAATGACCCGCGATGAGCTTAACCACCTCATTAGTTTTAGCATGgccaaaaatattcatatagtAAGTGATGAAATTTATTCAGGCACAGTTTTTGACTGTCCTAAGTTCATAAGCATCACAGAGGCCTTGATGGACCGACACCTGGAAAATACAGATATATGGAGCCGCATTCACGTTGTTTACAGTCTCTCAAAGGATCTGGGCCTACCAGGTTTTCGAGTTGGCATGATTTACTCCAACAACGAAACATTAGTTTCTGCCGCGACCAAAATGTCGagttttggtttgatttcttCCCAAACTCAGTATCTACTCTCGGGCATGCTTTCTGAAAGCAAATTCACTAACAACTACATGGAGAAAAATCGCAAGAGACTaagaaagaggaaagaaatGCTTGTTTCTGGCCTTCAATCCGCAGGAATCAAGTGTTTGAAAAGCAATGCCGGCTTGTTCTGCTGGGTGGACATGAGACATCTCTTAAGCTCTCAGACCTTTGAAGCGGAAAAGGAGCTTTGGAAGAAGATTTTATTTGACGTTGGGTTAAACATCCCTCCTGGGTCATCTTGCCATTGCTCGGAGCCTGGCTGGTTCAGAATTTGCTTTGCAAACCTCTCGGAAGGGACTCTCAAAGTTGCAATGAAACGTATCAAGAGCTTCGTAGACAACAACTACCAGGAAATGGTCTGCGATCAAAGATCAATCATCTATAAGTGGCTCTCCAAAATATTATCATACAATCATGAAGCTGACCGTTATTAA